In Pseudomonas hamedanensis, a single window of DNA contains:
- a CDS encoding baseplate J/gp47 family protein, translating to MPFETPSLPVLIKRTQSDLAGDSLRQSDAQVLARTLGGAAYGLYGYLDWIAEQILPDKADESTLERIAALRLNQPRKPAQVATGSVSFTATPGAVLDVDTLLQSNDGRTYKVTSARTTVNGSNSTTIAALEAGSLGNADAGLTLTPVQPIAGIVGSSFVVLAPGLSGGVARESLESLRSRVIRSYRVIPHGGAASDYETWALEVPGVTRAWCRGGLLGPGTVTVFIMRDDDPQPVPNDEQLAEVQDYLEPLRPVTAEVHVQRPIQVPVVYRFKSVNPDTTAVRAAVEAQLRDLHNREADLGVPLLISHIREAISSAGGEYDHSLTVPAADVPAGKSELLTFGGCVWGA from the coding sequence ATGCCGTTTGAAACCCCTTCGCTGCCGGTGCTGATCAAGCGCACCCAAAGCGACCTGGCCGGCGATTCGCTGCGCCAGTCCGATGCGCAAGTGCTCGCCCGTACCCTCGGCGGCGCCGCTTATGGCCTGTACGGTTATCTCGACTGGATTGCCGAGCAGATTCTGCCGGACAAGGCCGATGAATCGACCCTGGAACGCATCGCCGCGCTGCGCTTGAATCAGCCGCGCAAACCCGCGCAAGTGGCCACCGGCAGCGTCAGTTTTACCGCGACACCCGGCGCGGTGCTCGACGTCGACACCTTGCTGCAATCGAACGATGGCCGCACTTATAAAGTGACCAGCGCGCGCACCACGGTCAACGGCAGCAACAGCACCACCATCGCTGCGCTGGAGGCTGGCAGCCTGGGCAACGCCGATGCCGGTCTGACGCTGACGCCGGTGCAACCGATTGCCGGCATCGTCGGCAGCAGTTTCGTGGTGCTGGCGCCGGGTCTGAGTGGTGGCGTGGCGCGCGAAAGCCTGGAGTCGCTGCGCTCGCGGGTCATCCGTTCCTACCGCGTGATTCCTCATGGCGGCGCGGCCAGCGATTACGAGACCTGGGCGCTGGAAGTGCCGGGTGTGACCCGCGCCTGGTGCCGTGGCGGCTTGCTCGGTCCGGGTACGGTGACCGTATTCATCATGCGCGACGACGATCCGCAACCGGTACCCAACGATGAGCAACTGGCCGAGGTTCAGGACTACCTCGAACCGTTGCGCCCCGTCACCGCTGAGGTGCATGTGCAGCGGCCAATCCAGGTGCCGGTGGTTTATCGCTTCAAAAGCGTCAACCCGGACACCACTGCTGTGCGCGCCGCCGTCGAAGCGCAGCTGCGCGACCTGCACAACCGCGAGGCCGACCTCGGGGTGCCGCTGCTGATCAGCCATATCCGCGAAGCGATCAGCAGCGCCGGTGGCGAATACGATCACAGCCTCACCGTACCGGCCGCTGACGTTCCGGCCGGAAAAAGCGAGTTGCTCACCTTTGGAGGCTGCGTATGGGGGGCATAA
- a CDS encoding YmfQ family protein: protein MGGIRTAAQYQAQLRALLPSGPAWDPERVPELEEVLQGVAVELARLDARAADLLNEMDPAGVSELVPDWERVMELPDPCLGATPLFDDRRLAVRRRLLAVGSQAVGYYLDIAKSQGYPNASITEHEAPRMGRARFGSAHWGTWEAQFMWTLNTGGRLLLGRRYGASYWGERFGVNPGSALECLIHRSAPAHTKVHINYD from the coding sequence ATGGGGGGCATAAGAACCGCCGCGCAATATCAGGCGCAGTTACGCGCCTTGCTGCCCAGCGGCCCGGCGTGGGACCCGGAACGTGTCCCTGAGCTGGAAGAAGTGCTGCAAGGCGTCGCCGTCGAACTGGCGCGCCTCGACGCTCGCGCCGCCGACCTGCTCAACGAAATGGACCCGGCCGGCGTCAGCGAACTGGTGCCGGACTGGGAACGCGTCATGGAGCTGCCCGACCCGTGCCTCGGTGCGACGCCGCTGTTCGATGACCGCCGCCTCGCCGTTCGCCGGCGCTTGCTCGCAGTCGGCAGTCAGGCCGTCGGTTACTACCTCGACATCGCCAAAAGCCAGGGCTACCCCAACGCCAGCATCACCGAACACGAAGCCCCGCGCATGGGCCGCGCACGGTTTGGCTCGGCGCACTGGGGCACTTGGGAAGCGCAGTTCATGTGGACGCTCAACACCGGCGGCCGCTTGCTGCTTGGCCGGCGTTACGGCGCGAGCTATTGGGGCGAGCGCTTCGGCGTCAATCCCGGCTCGGCGCTCGAGTGCCTGATCCATCGCAGTGCACCGGCGCATACCAAGGTGCACATCAACTATGACTAG
- a CDS encoding phage baseplate assembly protein V, producing MSLLTRLLARGTVVLANSASKLQSLQMRLTAGEVNDDLEHFEPYGFTSHPLAGAEGVVTFIGGDRSHAIALVIADRRYRLQALAAGEVAIYTDEGDKIHFKRGRIIDIETATLNIRASSAVNFDTPVINQTGKIVSTGDQLAGGISQIKHVHVGVQAGNGQTGAPAGGQ from the coding sequence ATGAGCCTACTGACACGCCTGCTGGCGCGCGGCACTGTCGTGCTCGCCAACTCGGCTTCGAAACTGCAATCGCTGCAAATGCGCCTCACCGCTGGCGAAGTGAACGACGACCTCGAACACTTCGAACCCTACGGTTTCACCAGCCATCCGCTGGCCGGCGCCGAAGGGGTTGTCACCTTCATCGGCGGCGACCGTTCCCACGCCATCGCCCTGGTCATCGCCGACCGCCGTTATCGCCTGCAAGCACTCGCTGCAGGTGAAGTGGCGATCTACACCGACGAGGGCGACAAGATTCACTTCAAGCGCGGGCGGATCATCGACATCGAAACCGCCACGCTGAACATCCGCGCCAGCAGTGCGGTGAACTTCGACACGCCGGTCATCAACCAGACCGGCAAGATAGTTTCCACGGGCGACCAACTCGCTGGCGGTATCAGCCAGATCAAACACGTGCACGTCGGCGTACAGGCTGGCAACGGCCAGACCGGCGCGCCGGCCGGAGGCCAGTGA
- a CDS encoding phage tail protein, giving the protein MDYPKSVPSAGLVNGKFVDENPLTGTPGSLIPADWGNGVTQEILNVIKAADLTPDEKKYDQLLQAIQNVSARGWNLDSALPIGALPAATVATSDGRLPVTATAFATSGGRVSILAGVLVSLGQEVVAGQLGRSRTFTTQAWSSADLLPNSGYFLRAQVVAGSLTFYMQRGTIYDAAPEGLKGTINGAAGGGFQSTPLDLCLAWVVTAGPGTTPTVRPIYNRSRLSWTQTVNGSGVVYLPLDPHARAARLVVGNPTPHPTGITSVTFATPGWLGGNYCYLNPTVGTSSNWDGWAVPGGGALIFSSNLVSDTTVSTLTASFDHNELRSLWQTFQAEHTWGAANAASDELLFSMGLKNLGPSDYANGIAINFAAAVNVNFSWELIR; this is encoded by the coding sequence ATGGATTATCCGAAGAGTGTGCCCAGCGCCGGGCTGGTGAATGGCAAGTTTGTCGATGAGAACCCGCTGACCGGGACGCCGGGGTCGTTGATTCCGGCCGACTGGGGCAACGGGGTTACTCAGGAAATCCTCAACGTGATCAAGGCGGCAGACCTGACGCCGGACGAGAAGAAATACGATCAGTTGTTGCAGGCGATCCAGAACGTTTCGGCCAGAGGCTGGAATCTGGATTCGGCCTTGCCGATCGGCGCATTGCCAGCGGCTACGGTCGCCACGTCAGACGGCCGCTTGCCGGTCACCGCGACTGCTTTCGCCACCAGTGGCGGCCGCGTATCGATTCTGGCCGGCGTATTGGTCAGCCTCGGCCAGGAAGTCGTTGCCGGTCAGTTAGGACGTTCACGCACCTTTACGACACAAGCCTGGAGCAGCGCCGATCTGCTGCCCAATTCGGGCTATTTTCTGCGCGCGCAAGTGGTCGCTGGCTCGCTGACTTTTTACATGCAGCGCGGCACGATCTACGACGCTGCGCCGGAAGGCTTGAAGGGCACGATCAACGGTGCCGCGGGCGGCGGTTTCCAGTCGACGCCGCTGGATCTTTGCCTTGCCTGGGTAGTGACCGCCGGGCCGGGCACCACACCGACGGTCCGGCCGATCTACAACCGTAGCCGGTTGTCGTGGACGCAGACCGTCAACGGCAGCGGCGTGGTCTATCTGCCGTTGGACCCGCATGCGCGCGCAGCCCGTCTGGTCGTTGGCAACCCGACGCCGCATCCGACCGGCATTACCTCCGTGACGTTTGCGACACCTGGCTGGCTGGGCGGCAATTACTGCTATCTCAACCCGACTGTGGGCACATCCAGCAATTGGGACGGCTGGGCCGTTCCCGGTGGCGGTGCGCTGATTTTTTCCAGCAATCTGGTCAGCGATACAACGGTTTCGACCTTGACGGCCAGCTTCGACCATAACGAGCTGCGCTCGCTGTGGCAGACGTTTCAAGCCGAACACACCTGGGGCGCGGCCAATGCGGCGAGTGATGAGTTGTTGTTCAGCATGGGCCTCAAAAACCTCGGCCCTAGCGACTACGCCAACGGTATCGCGATCAATTTCGCAGCGGCTGTAAACGTGAATTTCTCCTGGGAGTTGATCCGATGA
- a CDS encoding phage GP46 family protein, which translates to MFISQNLHAALTRAVLISLFTWRRAADDDALDDEERFGWWGDTFPTVADDRIGSRLWLLRRVKLTRQTQMDAEFYAREALQWLIDDGHCSAIDIISERLDAQRLNLRTVLTLADGERLDINPDNSWQVIYAV; encoded by the coding sequence ATGTTCATCAGCCAAAACCTTCACGCCGCGCTGACCCGCGCCGTACTCATCAGTCTGTTCACCTGGCGCCGCGCCGCCGATGACGATGCCCTCGATGACGAGGAGCGTTTCGGCTGGTGGGGCGACACCTTTCCCACGGTCGCCGACGATCGTATCGGCTCGCGGCTGTGGCTGTTGCGCCGGGTCAAGCTGACCCGACAGACGCAAATGGACGCCGAGTTTTACGCCCGCGAAGCCTTGCAGTGGCTGATCGACGACGGCCATTGCAGCGCCATCGACATCATCAGCGAACGCCTCGACGCTCAGCGCCTGAACCTGCGCACGGTCCTGACCCTGGCCGATGGCGAACGCCTGGACATCAACCCCGATAACAGTTGGCAGGTGATCTATGCCGTTTGA